TCGTCGTCGGGTCGGAGGCGGACAAGGAACGATTTCTGGACTCGCTGGATCGACTGGTCGGCGTCCTCGCCGTCCTCGCGGTCGGCGCGTTCGCCGTCCAGCGGGCGTTCGGCAGCGGCGTCGTCGACCTCGGCGGCCCGGGAACGGCGCCCCGCGTCGGCGACGGCGTCGGGAGCGCGACCGGCCCCCTCCTCGGTCTCGTCCCCCCCGGCGTCGCCTTCCTCGCCGGCGGCCTCCTCGTCGTCGCCCTCCTCGCGGCCTGGAACCGATACACCGACTGAAACACGCCTATGCCTCCCCGCTCCCGCGTCGCACTCCTCACCGTCGTCGTCGTCCTCGCAGCCGTCCAGCCGACGCTGGCGGGGACGGCGCCGACCGACGGGTCCCGGAGCGTCGGCGACGTGGGGCCGACCGTCGGCGCCGCGATAGAACGCCACCCGTCCGGGGCCGGCGCCACCGCCGACGCGCTCCGGTCGGTTCGGGCCGACACCGTCCACGAACGCGGCCACACGGGCACGGGCGTCTCGGTCGGCGTCATCGGGCAAGGGTTCGAGACGGAGGACGCGCTCGAACCCCACACCGCCGGCTGGCGACAGGTCGGTGACGGCCCGCGCTCGACCGCCCACGACACCGCCGTCGCCGAAGTGGTGTCCGAGACGGCGCCGGACGCGAACCTGTATCTCGCGGGCGTCGGCCGGACGCCCACGCCCGCGGAGTACGCCGCCGCCGTCGAGTGGCTGACCGCCCGCGGCGTCGACATCATCGTCGACTCCGGGAGCTACTTCCCGAGCGTCGCGGCCGACGAGCGACGGATCACCGCCGCCGCCGAACGGGCGAGCGACCGGGGCGTCGTCTTCGTCACCTCCGCCGGCAACTACGCGAACCGCCACTGGGCCGGGCCGGGCACCGCCGAGGGCTGGGTCGCCTTCGACGACGGCGACGCGGCGAACGCCCTCGCCGACGGCCAGCGGCTTCGGGGACGGGTGACCGTCCGCCTGCGCTGGCGCTCCGCCGCCGACTACGACCTGTATCTCTACCGCCGCCTGCCGAACGGCGACGACCCGGTCGTCGCGAAGTCCGTCGCCGACGAGGCCAGTCCGGGGCCCTCCATCGAGGGTATCGACGTGGCGGTGCCCGCGGGCCGGTACTACGTTGCCGTCTACGCCGACGACGGCGTCACCGACCCCGACCGCGTACAGGTGTTCGCCGCCCGGCACGAACTCGAACACACGACCGCCCGGGGGAGCATGCTCGCCCCCGCGACGAGCGACCGCGTGGTCGCCGTCGGCGCCGCGGCGGACGGCGAGCGCCTCGACTACAGTTCGCTCTCGGCGACGGGGGCGGTGGATCTGACCGCGCCCGCCGACGCCCGCACGCGCGCCGACCCCGACCTCACCGGCACGTCCGCCGCCGCCCCGTACGTCGCCGGCACCGCGGCGCTGGTGACGGCCGCCGGCGGCGACCCCTCGCCCGCCCGCGTCGAGTCCATCCTCGAACGCACCGCCGCGGGCGAGGGCGAGACGGTCGACGCGCTGGCCGCCGTCGAGGCTGCGACGGCGGCGGGTGCAGGGCCGGCGGCCGTCTCCGACGCGTCCGACGGGGGCTCGGCTGGCCCCACCATCTCGACCGACGGGACGGCGACGCTGGTCGACGTGTCCACCGGCCCCGAGGACGACGAGCGGCGGGTGACCGACGCGACGACGGACGCGACGGGGGCGGACTCGGTCGACCGCGCCGCACGCAACGTCACCCGACCGGCTGGCGACGGAGAGCGGGCCGACGAGGAGCGCCGGACCGACGAGGGTCGCGACGGTACCGCGCGCGACGACGCCCGGGAGAACGGGGCCGACGAGCGAAACGGCGATGCGGGTGCGGACCGAAACACGGAACGTGACGGACGGGACCGCGGAACGGAGTCGACCGACGGGGAGCGACGCGACGACACGTCCGACCGGCGGGACGGGGCGCGGTAACCCGTGACGACGCGAATCGCGGAGTCGCGGATCGAGGAGTACTGGGACTGGATCGCCGTTGCACTCTTTCTCCTCCTCGCGGTCGACCTGCTGACGACGCTCGCGGCCGCGCGCCTCGTCGGGACCGGCGCCGAGAGCAACCCGCTGATGCGGTGGCTGCTCGGGCGGAGCGTCCTCGTCGTGATCGGCGCCCACCTCGCCGTCGTGGTGCTCGTCACCGGCTGTTTCCGCCTGCTCGTCGAGCGTCTGCGGCGGACGCCGTCGCCCGCGAACCAGTATTTCGCGCTCGCCATCGAGGCGTGGCTGGGCGTCCTCGTCGCCGTCGGGCTCGGCGTCTTCGCCAACAACCTCAGCGTGATCGTCCTCGGCGGCAGCCTGCTGTGATACGGTGTAGTGTGAGTCATTACAACCGGTAACCAGTTACACTACTCCGTACGAGCCGAGCTTTTTATCCGGGGACGCCGCCAGCGTGGGGATAATGGGCGAGACGTGGCGGGCGGTGTTCGGCCACGACGAGCCGTACCCCGAACAGGCCGACGGCATCGAGACGGCCATCGAGACGGCCGACCGGGGCGGGTTCGCGGTGATCGAAGGCGCCTGCGGCACCGGCAAGACGATGCTCGCGCTGACCGCGGGCATCGACCGCGTGCGCGACCCCGACTCCGACTTCGAGCGGGTGGTCGTGCTCACGAGCGTCAAACAGCAACTCCGACAGTTCGAGGCGGACGTGCGCACGATCAACGAGAACCTTCCCGACGACTGGCGGCCCGTCTCGGCGCTGACGCTCGTCGGCAAGGCCGACGTGTGTCCGTACAGCCGGGAGCGAGTGGGACGGATCGACGAGTCGACCGTCTACGACCGCTGTGAGGGGCTCCGCGAGCGGACGCGCAACCTGACCGGGAGCGAAGGACCGACGACGGCGGCGACGCTGGCGTCGGAGGCCCGACAGGCTCAGACCGGCCTCCTCGACTCGGACGGCACCGCGTCGGCGACGCCGGACTACCTCGAAACTGCGGGCGAACCGACGCCCTACCTTCCCGACACTGCCGAGTACGGCGACACCGAATACTGCCCCTTCTACGCGCAGTATCTCGACGATTTGCCCGAGGACGGCGACCCCGTCGAGGCCGTCCCCTTCGACTTCGCGGACGCCGGCCTCCTCGACACCGAGGACCTCGTCGGCCTCGCGGCGGGCCACGGCACCTGCCCGCACTCGATGCTCGGGGCGTTGCTCCCCCACGTCGAAGTCGTGATCGGCAACTACTACCACGCGTTCGACCCGCGGACGGTCGACTCCTTCACCGGCGCCCTCCTCGACGATTCGACCTTCGTGGTCTGTGACGAGGCGCACATGCTCGAACCGCGGGTGCGCGACCTGGTGAGCGACGGGGTGGCCGACGCCACCCTGCGGGACGCCGAGTCGGAACTGACTCGGGTGATCCAGCCGGTCGAGTTCGACAGCGAGGCGTCGGAGACGCCTCGGGCAGCCGGCGAAACCGGCGACAGCGAGGGATCGAAGATCCCTCGGGCAGCCGGCGAAACCGGCGACGACGCGGAGCGGCGTTCCACCGGAACGGACTCGCAGGACGCCGCCCTCGTTCGCGGCGAACTGGAGGAGACGGACGTGAGTCTCGCGGAACTGAAAGAGACGCGGGCGTTCGTCCGCGACTTGCGCGAAGAACTCGACCGCCGGGTGCGCGCCCACCTCGACCGGGAGCATCCGGCGTGGCGGACGGCGATGGACGACCTGCCGGACGACGAAATCCCCCTCCGCGACCCGGAGACGCCGGAACCCGACCGGCTAACGGAGTGGGCCGAGGGCGCGTACGGCGACGACGTGTGGGTGCGCGCCGAGACGGTCGGCGCCGTCGTCGCGCGGGCGTTGAACGAACTGGAGGAGGAGGACCGCGAGCGTGCCGCCCCCACCGCAGGCCGGGTGCTGGGCGCGTGGTACCGCGCGGACCACGGTCGGTACTTCCGGTCGATCGATCTCTCGCGGACGTGGAACGAGGCCGAACCCCCCGATTCGTGGCGCCGCGCCTACAACGCGCGGCTGTCGCTACACAACTGCGTCCCCGGCGACGCCATCGCGGACCGCCTGGGCGACTTCGGCGGCGGCGTGTTGATGTCGGCGACGCTCGAACCGCTGTCGGTGTTCCGGACCGTCACGGGACTGGACGACCTGGAGGCCGACGGCCGACCGGTCGTCGAGCGGACGTACGGTCTCTCCTTCCCCGCCGAGAACCGCGCGAGTTTCGCCGTCGACGCGCCGGCCTTCACCCACGAGAACCGCGGGTCGCCGGGGTCGGAGAGCGACACCAGGCGGATGTACGTCGACGCCGTCGCCGAGGTGGCGAGTCGGGAGGGGAACGTCCTGGTCGGGATGCCGAACTACGCCGAGGCGGAGTGGATGGCCGGCGAGTTGGAGGCCCGTCTCGACACGCCAGTGCTGCTCGACGAGTCGAGCGACGACGGGGCGACGGAGGCGTTGAAGTCGGACTTCTTCGCCGGCGGGTCGAAGACGCTCGTCACCAGCCTCCGGGGGACGCTCACGGAGGGCGTCGACTACCGGGGTGACCGCCTGCACGCGGCGGTGGTCTGTGGGGTCCCCCTCGTCGATACGACGCTGCCGCGAACGCGGGCGGTCGTGACGGCGTACGACCGCGCGTTCGGGAGCGACGGGCGCGGCGGCCGAAGCGGGTTCGAGACCGCGCTGACGGTGCCGGCGGTCAGGAAGGCCCGGCAGGCGGTCGGGCGGGTGATCCGCGGGCCCGACGAGCGCGGGGTCCGCGTGTTCGTCGACACCCGCTACGCTCGCGACCGGTGGAACGGCGTGCGGGAGTATTTCCCCGAGTGGGAGCGCGAGGAGTTCCAGCCCGTCAGCCCGGATATGCTGTCGCTGGGGCTGGAGCGGTTCGGCGGATAGTTATCGGGGCCGCCGCCCGCTCCAGTCCTCGCGACACTCGCCGTCACAGAAGTGAAGATGCTCGACGGCCCCCTCGTCGACCCACGAGACGACCCGATGGTTCGGTTCCTGCATGATCTTCTTCCCACACGTATGACACGTCGGTGCGGTGCTCTCGTCGACGTCCTCCCCAATATCGGATGTGGGGTCGATCATCTTTCCAGTCAGTAACGGGGAGCCCATCTTAAATCCCGCTAACTCGGCCGGCACGGGAGTCACCCGCCGGGATGGGGGCAGCGCAGCGTCGTCCGGCTGCCGGGGTCGGTGATCGTCCGCTCGCGGCCGTCGGGCCAGCGGACCGTGACCTCGTGGGGCGTCGCCGTCCCGAGACCGAAGTGGGCGACGGGCTCCATCTGACAGAGGTAGCCGCTCCCGGGGTCGACGAGGCGGCTCTGTCGCCCGTCGCCGGTCGTCAGGTCGACCCGGGCACCGCGGGCGGGCGCCCCGTCGGGGGTGAGCGGGCGGACTCGGAGCCAGTCGCC
This window of the Haloplanus rubicundus genome carries:
- a CDS encoding S8 family serine peptidase, coding for MPPRSRVALLTVVVVLAAVQPTLAGTAPTDGSRSVGDVGPTVGAAIERHPSGAGATADALRSVRADTVHERGHTGTGVSVGVIGQGFETEDALEPHTAGWRQVGDGPRSTAHDTAVAEVVSETAPDANLYLAGVGRTPTPAEYAAAVEWLTARGVDIIVDSGSYFPSVAADERRITAAAERASDRGVVFVTSAGNYANRHWAGPGTAEGWVAFDDGDAANALADGQRLRGRVTVRLRWRSAADYDLYLYRRLPNGDDPVVAKSVADEASPGPSIEGIDVAVPAGRYYVAVYADDGVTDPDRVQVFAARHELEHTTARGSMLAPATSDRVVAVGAAADGERLDYSSLSATGAVDLTAPADARTRADPDLTGTSAAAPYVAGTAALVTAAGGDPSPARVESILERTAAGEGETVDALAAVEAATAAGAGPAAVSDASDGGSAGPTISTDGTATLVDVSTGPEDDERRVTDATTDATGADSVDRAARNVTRPAGDGERADEERRTDEGRDGTARDDARENGADERNGDAGADRNTERDGRDRGTESTDGERRDDTSDRRDGAR
- a CDS encoding DUF5658 family protein; amino-acid sequence: MTTRIAESRIEEYWDWIAVALFLLLAVDLLTTLAAARLVGTGAESNPLMRWLLGRSVLVVIGAHLAVVVLVTGCFRLLVERLRRTPSPANQYFALAIEAWLGVLVAVGLGVFANNLSVIVLGGSLL
- a CDS encoding DUF7576 family protein, with protein sequence MIDPTSDIGEDVDESTAPTCHTCGKKIMQEPNHRVVSWVDEGAVEHLHFCDGECREDWSGRRPR
- a CDS encoding ATP-dependent DNA helicase → MGETWRAVFGHDEPYPEQADGIETAIETADRGGFAVIEGACGTGKTMLALTAGIDRVRDPDSDFERVVVLTSVKQQLRQFEADVRTINENLPDDWRPVSALTLVGKADVCPYSRERVGRIDESTVYDRCEGLRERTRNLTGSEGPTTAATLASEARQAQTGLLDSDGTASATPDYLETAGEPTPYLPDTAEYGDTEYCPFYAQYLDDLPEDGDPVEAVPFDFADAGLLDTEDLVGLAAGHGTCPHSMLGALLPHVEVVIGNYYHAFDPRTVDSFTGALLDDSTFVVCDEAHMLEPRVRDLVSDGVADATLRDAESELTRVIQPVEFDSEASETPRAAGETGDSEGSKIPRAAGETGDDAERRSTGTDSQDAALVRGELEETDVSLAELKETRAFVRDLREELDRRVRAHLDREHPAWRTAMDDLPDDEIPLRDPETPEPDRLTEWAEGAYGDDVWVRAETVGAVVARALNELEEEDRERAAPTAGRVLGAWYRADHGRYFRSIDLSRTWNEAEPPDSWRRAYNARLSLHNCVPGDAIADRLGDFGGGVLMSATLEPLSVFRTVTGLDDLEADGRPVVERTYGLSFPAENRASFAVDAPAFTHENRGSPGSESDTRRMYVDAVAEVASREGNVLVGMPNYAEAEWMAGELEARLDTPVLLDESSDDGATEALKSDFFAGGSKTLVTSLRGTLTEGVDYRGDRLHAAVVCGVPLVDTTLPRTRAVVTAYDRAFGSDGRGGRSGFETALTVPAVRKARQAVGRVIRGPDERGVRVFVDTRYARDRWNGVREYFPEWEREEFQPVSPDMLSLGLERFGG